Proteins co-encoded in one Coprobacter tertius genomic window:
- a CDS encoding basic secretory protein-like protein, producing MKKKFHVVFIALLILFPLKGKCENKNADPWENYKFGKIELVDNETDRTGSKIYHRLIPDMNEYIYAAGRDVMRTLYNDPSSPGVPSPSKVTLVYTLKSGMGNTPSAKWGGSDANGNIRVGIDYSIDYIEKLFRDASNPTDIEIEKFMYETKGVLLHEMTHALQVELSGYQTGNQQWAAIEGMADAVRYLNDHFTMADRPAGGNYLDGYRYTGFFFGWLTKEKNPEFIKRFNYAPIALGFSWNFTKAVYYGLNKTVNMTELWNEYLIAMNDPNAPMETSPLMKHYSPLTLSGFNVDIIAESGTLSGTSGNYTLSTNAYNDARGLGLCDGQGNIFYSQSVNESLKNGLPTDGNIVSDHTGCKYKLADYNKNNVLSGGGTLTLNTKVNASEILVLGFSVYNGQSPVTAHYTNGTIVTNQSIMGNWGNKNGGAYSAGLFNYKSGTLNDSDTRTLCEMRIVTDPNKTINKISISDVNAWTALFAVSALINYNIEDTEHTLDPNEDGVFHMNENSQLITENEKIIGQINYTYNFSQAQKWEAISFPFTLNSITDAEGNEITLSETKENNCLNVISYNPENNSWEYITSLSQIESDKGYLYALNGTGEITFTGIEPTVQKNFIRGTVTDNAIAGKNIYVNNVLKNSETTNVYVLEGNNFVLKQSVQLKPFQTYMVATEDIMSTTPSFEIGDISSICDYTSKDTDIKITTTHNQIQITTDGQVQVDLYTLQGQKILSSVINGSFYRTLDNGIYIVKIISGKGTVSKKVLIQD from the coding sequence ATGAAAAAAAAATTTCATGTAGTATTCATCGCACTATTAATACTATTCCCCTTAAAAGGTAAATGCGAAAACAAAAATGCCGATCCCTGGGAAAACTACAAATTCGGTAAAATAGAACTTGTCGATAATGAAACTGACCGTACCGGTTCGAAAATCTACCACCGTCTTATACCCGATATGAACGAATATATTTATGCTGCGGGGCGTGATGTTATGCGCACACTTTATAACGATCCCTCCTCACCCGGAGTACCCTCCCCAAGCAAAGTTACACTCGTTTATACTCTCAAATCGGGAATGGGTAATACACCATCAGCTAAATGGGGAGGAAGCGACGCAAACGGTAACATACGCGTAGGTATCGATTATTCGATCGACTATATCGAAAAACTTTTCAGAGATGCATCAAATCCTACCGACATTGAAATTGAAAAATTCATGTACGAAACAAAAGGCGTATTACTACATGAAATGACTCATGCTTTACAGGTAGAATTATCGGGCTACCAAACCGGAAACCAGCAATGGGCTGCAATTGAAGGTATGGCCGATGCAGTACGTTATCTAAATGACCATTTTACAATGGCCGACCGGCCAGCAGGAGGTAACTATTTAGATGGATATCGATATACCGGATTTTTTTTCGGATGGCTTACAAAAGAAAAGAATCCCGAATTCATTAAAAGATTCAACTATGCTCCTATTGCTTTAGGATTCAGTTGGAATTTTACCAAAGCCGTATATTATGGGCTTAACAAAACTGTAAATATGACAGAACTATGGAATGAATACCTCATTGCCATGAACGATCCGAATGCTCCGATGGAAACATCGCCATTAATGAAACATTACAGCCCCCTTACTCTCTCAGGATTCAATGTGGACATAATCGCAGAATCGGGGACATTATCAGGTACTTCAGGAAACTATACCCTATCGACTAATGCATATAACGATGCGAGAGGCTTAGGTTTATGCGACGGACAAGGTAATATCTTCTATTCGCAATCGGTTAACGAATCTCTGAAAAACGGATTGCCTACAGATGGAAACATTGTCTCCGATCACACCGGTTGCAAATACAAACTTGCCGATTATAATAAAAATAACGTATTGTCGGGAGGTGGAACACTTACTCTCAATACTAAAGTAAATGCTAGTGAAATATTGGTATTAGGATTTAGTGTTTATAACGGTCAGTCTCCAGTAACAGCACATTATACCAATGGAACAATTGTTACAAACCAATCGATAATGGGTAATTGGGGAAACAAAAACGGCGGCGCTTATTCTGCCGGGCTCTTCAATTATAAATCAGGAACTTTGAACGACAGTGATACTCGTACTTTATGTGAGATGAGAATCGTTACCGACCCGAATAAAACGATAAACAAAATATCGATCAGCGATGTAAATGCATGGACCGCATTATTTGCCGTTTCCGCTCTGATTAATTATAATATCGAAGATACAGAACATACCTTAGACCCAAATGAAGACGGTGTATTCCACATGAATGAAAATTCACAGCTAATCACTGAAAATGAGAAAATAATCGGACAAATCAATTATACATATAATTTTTCTCAAGCCCAAAAATGGGAAGCTATCTCATTCCCTTTCACTCTAAATTCCATTACCGATGCAGAAGGTAATGAAATCACTTTATCAGAAACAAAAGAAAATAATTGTTTGAATGTAATCTCATATAATCCCGAAAACAATAGTTGGGAGTATATTACTTCATTATCTCAAATCGAATCGGATAAAGGCTACCTCTATGCTCTGAACGGTACGGGAGAAATCACTTTTACAGGCATTGAGCCTACCGTCCAAAAAAACTTTATCCGCGGTACAGTAACCGACAACGCCATTGCCGGTAAAAACATCTATGTAAATAACGTATTAAAAAATTCTGAAACAACAAATGTATATGTATTGGAAGGGAACAACTTCGTATTGAAACAGTCGGTACAATTAAAACCGTTTCAGACATATATGGTTGCTACCGAAGACATAATGTCTACGACCCCCTCATTCGAAATAGGAGATATAAGTAGTATATGCGATTATACTTCTAAAGATACGGATATAAAGATAACGACTACCCACAATCAAATACAAATTACGACCGACGGCCAAGTACAAGTCGATTTATATACATTACAAGGGCAAAAAATACTTTCTTCTGTAATTAACGGTTCATTTTATCGTACCCTCGATAATGGAATATATATTGTAAAAATTATTTCGGGAAAAGGCACGGTATCAAAAAAAGTATTAATTCAAGACTGA
- the folD gene encoding bifunctional methylenetetrahydrofolate dehydrogenase/methenyltetrahydrofolate cyclohydrolase FolD, which produces MQLIDGKAIADQIKSEIALEVEQIKAAGGKIPHLAAVLVGHDGGSETYVAHKVKACEQCGFKSTLIRLESDVTEKELLDVVDRLNKDVDIDGFIVQLPLPKHISEQKVIEAIDYRKDVDGFHPINVGRMSIGLPCFVSATPAGILELLKRYNIETKGKHCIVLGRSNIVGKPVATLMMQKSNPGNATVTVCHSYSTDLKEMCLKADIIIAALGVPEFLKGNMVKEGATVIDVGTTRVPSDKTKSGFKLTGDVKFDEVAPKCSYITPVPGGVGPMTIVSLMRNTLLAGKKAIYQ; this is translated from the coding sequence ATGCAGTTGATAGACGGGAAGGCTATAGCCGATCAGATCAAAAGTGAAATTGCGCTCGAGGTTGAGCAGATAAAGGCGGCAGGAGGGAAGATACCTCATTTGGCAGCCGTATTGGTAGGGCATGACGGGGGAAGTGAAACATACGTCGCTCATAAGGTAAAAGCTTGTGAACAATGTGGCTTTAAATCGACGTTGATACGGCTCGAAAGCGATGTGACGGAAAAAGAATTACTGGATGTAGTTGACCGTTTGAATAAGGATGTCGATATCGATGGATTTATAGTACAATTACCGTTGCCCAAGCATATCTCGGAGCAGAAAGTGATCGAAGCAATCGATTATCGGAAAGACGTGGATGGATTTCATCCTATTAATGTGGGACGTATGTCTATCGGTTTGCCTTGTTTCGTTTCGGCGACTCCTGCCGGTATTCTGGAATTGCTGAAAAGATATAATATAGAAACAAAAGGAAAACATTGTATTGTATTGGGGCGTAGCAATATTGTAGGGAAACCGGTTGCAACGTTGATGATGCAAAAGTCTAATCCTGGAAATGCTACGGTAACGGTCTGTCACAGTTATTCGACCGATTTAAAAGAGATGTGTTTAAAGGCGGATATTATTATTGCCGCTTTGGGTGTTCCTGAATTTTTAAAAGGAAATATGGTAAAAGAAGGAGCGACAGTTATCGACGTAGGAACGACACGTGTACCGTCGGATAAGACGAAATCGGGTTTTAAACTTACTGGAGATGTTAAATTCGATGAGGTAGCTCCGAAATGTTCTTATATTACTCCGGTACCGGGAGGTGTCGGTCCCATGACAATCGTTTCGTTGATGCGTAACACATTGCTTGCCGGCAAAAAGGCGATATATCAATAA
- the ffh gene encoding signal recognition particle protein, whose protein sequence is MFENLSERLERSFKILKGEGKITEINVAETLKDVRKALLDADVNYKVAKQFTDTVKTKALGMDVLTAVKPGQLMVKIVHDELATLMGGDAVDINITGSPAIILMSGLQGSGKTTFSGKLANLLKTKRSKKPLLVAGDVYRPAAIEQLKVLGEQIQVPVYSEEGNKNPVEIAKNAIKQAKVDGNDLVIIDTAGRLAVDEQMMQEIQSIKDAVKPQEILFVVDSMTGQDAVNTAKEFNDRLDFTGVVLTKLDGDTRGGAALSIRTVVNKPIKFVGTGEKMEALDVFHPARMADRILGMGDIVSLVERAQEQYNEEEAKRLQKKIAKNQFDFNDFISQIQQIKKMGNLKELASMIPGVGKAIKDMDIDDNAFKSIEAIIYSMTPKERTNPEVLNGSRRQRIAKGSGTSIQEVNRLIKQFDETRKMMRMVTQTKNPARMMKGLKRR, encoded by the coding sequence CGAAATAAATGTGGCCGAGACTCTGAAAGATGTACGTAAAGCGTTACTCGATGCAGATGTTAACTACAAAGTGGCCAAACAGTTTACCGACACGGTAAAAACAAAAGCGTTGGGAATGGACGTGCTTACGGCTGTTAAACCGGGGCAGTTGATGGTAAAAATCGTTCATGACGAATTGGCGACCCTGATGGGAGGTGACGCAGTGGATATAAACATAACCGGTTCTCCGGCTATTATACTCATGTCGGGGTTACAGGGATCGGGTAAAACGACGTTTTCGGGTAAGCTGGCTAATTTGCTAAAGACAAAACGTTCGAAAAAGCCATTGCTTGTTGCCGGTGACGTATATCGTCCGGCTGCGATCGAACAGTTAAAGGTTCTCGGAGAACAGATACAAGTACCTGTATATAGTGAAGAAGGCAATAAAAATCCGGTTGAAATCGCAAAAAATGCAATTAAACAGGCAAAAGTCGACGGGAATGATTTGGTAATTATCGATACCGCTGGTCGTTTGGCTGTAGATGAGCAAATGATGCAGGAAATTCAATCAATTAAAGATGCTGTAAAACCTCAGGAAATTCTTTTTGTTGTAGATTCCATGACGGGGCAAGATGCGGTAAATACTGCCAAGGAATTTAATGATCGACTGGATTTTACGGGAGTGGTATTGACAAAACTCGATGGTGATACCCGGGGTGGTGCTGCATTGTCGATACGTACAGTCGTAAATAAACCTATAAAATTTGTAGGTACGGGAGAGAAGATGGAAGCACTCGATGTTTTCCATCCGGCACGTATGGCCGACCGTATTCTCGGAATGGGAGACATTGTTTCACTGGTAGAACGGGCTCAAGAACAGTATAATGAAGAAGAAGCCAAACGCTTACAGAAAAAAATTGCCAAAAATCAATTCGATTTCAATGATTTTATAAGCCAGATACAGCAGATAAAGAAAATGGGTAACCTGAAAGAATTGGCTTCTATGATACCGGGAGTGGGAAAAGCGATTAAGGATATGGATATCGATGACAATGCTTTTAAAAGTATCGAAGCGATTATTTATTCGATGACACCTAAAGAAAGGACCAATCCCGAAGTTCTTAACGGTAGTCGTCGTCAGCGTATTGCTAAAGGAAGCGGTACTTCTATTCAAGAGGTGAACCGATTGATTAAGCAATTTGATGAAACGCGTAAAATGATGCGTATGGTGACTCAGACAAAGAATCCGGCTCGAATGATGAAGGGGTTGAAAAGAAGATGA
- a CDS encoding CapA family protein, giving the protein MKTHLINKRSLVILRYLSEVFLFIIISLYACTSNSQEKHNHRYGERSFNYESRSDTLTLLFVGDAMQHLPQVTNAKIEGGFDYDACFDKIRNEVRSVDIAVVNFETTLGGKPYSGYPQFSSPREYAAALKNAGFGIFLTANNHCLDRYTKGLNRTIAALDTLGITHLGTYTDSVSRVHEYPLIIDKNNIRMAFFNYTYGTNGIGVILPSVVNYIDTVQIKADLETAKMKGAELMIACIHWGEEYHKKPTYFQKQIATFLRREGVQLIIGAHPHVIQPMSLKKDSIGASCLIVYSLGNFISNMQDPDTQGGAIVKVKVIKNDHGIDISDARYALHYTQRPAHRAGKGYEVLPAASVLPFVKDSFPLLYIPMKRFVENNRHFLQENNYGVEEYIF; this is encoded by the coding sequence ATGAAAACACATTTAATTAATAAGCGATCTTTAGTTATACTGAGGTATTTGTCTGAGGTATTTCTTTTTATTATTATTTCCTTATATGCTTGTACCAGTAATTCTCAGGAAAAACATAACCATAGGTATGGAGAACGATCTTTTAATTATGAATCCCGTTCAGATACTCTTACTCTTTTGTTTGTAGGAGATGCTATGCAGCATTTGCCACAAGTTACGAATGCTAAGATTGAGGGAGGATTTGATTACGACGCCTGTTTCGATAAGATAAGAAATGAAGTGCGATCGGTAGATATTGCTGTAGTGAATTTTGAAACTACTTTAGGTGGAAAACCTTATTCTGGATATCCTCAGTTTAGTTCACCTCGTGAATATGCGGCTGCTTTAAAAAATGCAGGTTTCGGTATATTTCTTACTGCAAATAATCATTGCCTCGATCGTTACACAAAGGGACTAAACCGTACCATTGCCGCCCTCGATACTTTGGGTATAACTCATTTGGGTACTTATACCGATTCGGTTAGCCGAGTACACGAATATCCCTTGATTATCGATAAGAATAATATTCGTATGGCTTTTTTCAATTATACGTATGGTACAAATGGTATCGGTGTCATTTTACCGTCGGTTGTAAATTATATCGATACGGTGCAAATTAAGGCCGATTTGGAAACAGCTAAAATGAAAGGAGCAGAATTGATGATTGCTTGTATTCATTGGGGAGAAGAGTATCATAAAAAACCGACCTATTTTCAAAAACAAATAGCTACGTTTCTACGAAGAGAAGGAGTACAGCTTATTATCGGAGCACATCCTCATGTAATACAACCGATGTCGCTCAAAAAAGACTCTATAGGAGCTTCATGTTTGATTGTGTATTCTCTGGGAAACTTTATCTCGAATATGCAGGATCCCGATACACAGGGAGGCGCTATTGTAAAAGTAAAGGTAATTAAAAATGATCATGGGATCGATATATCTGATGCCCGTTATGCATTACATTATACCCAGCGTCCTGCTCATCGTGCCGGGAAAGGATATGAGGTTCTTCCTGCTGCATCTGTATTGCCTTTTGTAAAAGATTCGTTTCCTTTACTGTATATTCCGATGAAACGATTTGTCGAGAATAACCGACATTTCTTACAAGAAAATAATTATGGGGTTGAAGAATATATTTTTTGA
- a CDS encoding carbohydrate kinase family protein: MKNKDIIIGIGEILWDVLPTGKVLGGAPANFAYHSGQFGFEGYAISAVGKDELGKEIIENLKRKKLNYILPEIDFPTGTVNITLDENGIPCYEICENVAWDNIPIIPEAEDIARKAKAICFGSLAQRNEISRKSIRHIIRLVPKESLRIFDINLRQHCYTTDTVRESISHCNILKINDEELITVSRMFGYDTPDLQEICKRIVSDFKLEMLILTCGINGSYVFTPTSMSFQTTPQVKVVDTVGAGDSFTAAFCSAIIKGKDICEAHKIAVDTSAYVCSCAGAMPALPEKITKIIS; this comes from the coding sequence ATGAAAAACAAAGATATTATTATCGGTATCGGTGAAATTCTTTGGGATGTATTGCCTACCGGAAAAGTATTAGGAGGTGCACCCGCAAACTTTGCCTATCATTCGGGACAATTCGGCTTTGAAGGATATGCCATAAGTGCTGTTGGGAAAGATGAACTCGGTAAAGAAATTATTGAAAATCTAAAAAGGAAAAAACTAAATTATATACTACCCGAAATCGATTTTCCCACGGGAACTGTAAATATCACTCTTGACGAAAACGGAATCCCCTGTTATGAAATATGCGAAAATGTAGCCTGGGACAATATTCCTATTATTCCTGAAGCCGAGGATATTGCCCGTAAAGCGAAAGCTATCTGTTTCGGATCACTGGCCCAGAGAAACGAAATCTCTCGTAAAAGCATCCGTCATATCATCAGACTCGTACCCAAAGAATCCCTCCGCATTTTCGACATAAACCTAAGGCAACATTGCTATACAACCGATACCGTACGTGAATCGATATCTCATTGCAACATATTAAAAATCAATGATGAAGAACTAATCACCGTCTCACGTATGTTTGGCTATGATACACCCGACTTACAGGAAATATGTAAAAGAATTGTTTCCGATTTCAAACTAGAAATGCTCATTCTTACTTGTGGGATTAATGGTAGTTACGTTTTCACCCCTACTTCTATGTCTTTTCAAACAACTCCTCAAGTCAAAGTAGTCGATACTGTTGGAGCCGGCGACTCTTTCACCGCAGCATTTTGCAGTGCGATAATCAAAGGAAAAGATATATGTGAAGCACACAAAATCGCAGTAGATACATCTGCGTATGTCTGTTCGTGTGCAGGAGCAATGCCTGCATTACCCGAAAAAATAACAAAAATCATATCTTAA